Proteins from one Mucilaginibacter jinjuensis genomic window:
- a CDS encoding sodium:solute symporter family transporter, with translation MLNHISTADIFVFFGYFIIVSIYGYFIYNRKKKETNSSSQSFFLAEGSLTWWAIGASIIASNISAEQFIGMSGDGFFAGIAVAVYEWVGAAALIIVAVFFMPVYIKNKIFTMPQFLQNRYNGGVALVMSIFWLFLYVFINLTAILYLGALAINGLLGGGYFHEVMIALAIFGVIIALGGMQVVGYTDVIQVGVLIIGGLAITYLSLTIVSDKFGFGQNALTGFKLLMQDSPDHFHLIFKKPVSGASAATISKYLILPGFAMYVSGQWISNLNYWGCNQYITQRALGANIKTARTGILFASLLKILMPVIVMLPGIVAYVLYKHGNLPQLSGGSKDGAYSAILSFLPSGLKGLSLAVLTAAIVASVAGKVNSIATIFTLDVYKKYLKTSATERRMVWTGRLTIIASLVIAVAFTWNDVLGIGGAGGYTFVQKYSSFVSPGVIATFLLGMFWKRTTAEAAIVGILTGFAVSVFFNQFAVSVFGANTWLYSAFPNASGQYEIPFFISLSWSFLITFLVMIGISLFGPEINAKAISINKSMFKLNTSSIVMIAVILLMLSVIYVRYW, from the coding sequence ATGCTGAATCACATCTCTACAGCGGATATTTTCGTTTTCTTTGGTTATTTTATCATAGTTTCTATATATGGCTACTTCATTTACAACCGTAAAAAGAAAGAAACCAATTCCAGTTCGCAAAGCTTCTTTTTGGCCGAAGGTTCGTTAACCTGGTGGGCTATTGGTGCATCAATCATTGCATCCAACATTTCGGCCGAGCAATTTATCGGTATGAGCGGCGACGGCTTTTTTGCCGGGATAGCAGTAGCCGTGTACGAATGGGTAGGGGCAGCCGCATTGATCATTGTGGCTGTGTTTTTTATGCCGGTGTATATCAAAAACAAGATTTTCACTATGCCGCAGTTTTTGCAGAACCGCTACAACGGTGGCGTGGCGCTGGTGATGTCCATATTCTGGCTGTTTCTTTACGTATTTATCAACCTTACGGCTATTTTATATCTCGGCGCACTGGCTATCAATGGCTTGCTGGGTGGCGGTTACTTTCACGAAGTTATGATAGCCCTGGCCATCTTCGGGGTAATTATAGCGTTGGGTGGCATGCAGGTTGTGGGTTATACCGATGTAATTCAGGTGGGCGTGTTGATTATCGGTGGATTGGCTATTACCTATCTTTCTTTAACCATTGTAAGCGACAAATTCGGTTTCGGGCAGAATGCTTTAACAGGATTTAAACTGCTGATGCAAGATTCGCCAGACCATTTTCATTTAATCTTCAAGAAGCCCGTATCAGGAGCTTCGGCTGCAACCATCAGCAAATATCTGATATTACCTGGCTTTGCTATGTATGTATCGGGCCAGTGGATTAGCAATCTAAATTATTGGGGCTGTAATCAATACATTACCCAGCGCGCTTTAGGTGCTAATATCAAAACAGCCCGTACAGGTATTTTATTCGCGAGTCTGTTAAAGATATTGATGCCCGTAATTGTAATGTTGCCAGGTATTGTTGCTTATGTTTTGTACAAGCATGGCAATTTGCCACAGTTAAGCGGCGGGAGTAAAGATGGTGCTTATTCGGCCATTTTATCGTTTTTGCCTTCGGGCTTAAAGGGTTTATCCTTAGCTGTTTTAACTGCTGCGATTGTAGCATCAGTTGCAGGTAAGGTTAATAGCATTGCTACCATATTTACGCTGGATGTCTACAAGAAATACCTGAAAACATCGGCCACAGAACGCCGCATGGTGTGGACTGGCCGCCTTACCATTATAGCCAGTTTGGTAATTGCTGTTGCCTTTACCTGGAACGATGTTTTAGGCATCGGTGGGGCAGGCGGGTATACATTTGTACAGAAATATTCGAGCTTTGTTAGTCCGGGCGTGATAGCTACATTTTTGCTGGGAATGTTCTGGAAACGTACCACTGCCGAAGCTGCTATAGTTGGTATACTAACCGGCTTTGCGGTATCGGTATTCTTTAATCAGTTTGCGGTGAGTGTGTTTGGTGCTAATACCTGGTTATATTCTGCATTTCCGAATGCTTCGGGTCAGTATGAAATACCTTTCTTTATCTCGCTGAGCTGGTCGTTCCTGATCACGTTTTTGGTGATGATCGGCATCAGTTTATTCGGACCGGAGATTAATGCGAAAGCCATCAGCATCAACAAATCGATGTTTAAGTTAAACACGTCATCTATTGTAATGATCGCAGTAATCTTGTTGATGCTCTCTGTTATTTATGTAAGATATTGGTAG
- a CDS encoding (Fe-S)-binding protein, with the protein MAQMAAEGKTPEILFWVGCAGSFDERAQKITRSICKILQHVGMSYAVLGTEESCTGDPAKRAGNEFLFQMQAMVNIDVLNGYEIKKIVTGCPHCFNTLKNEYPQLGGNYDVIHHTQLIQQLIDEGKLKTQDGESFKGKKITYHDACYLGRGNNVYEAPRAALEVLDAELVEMKRCRSNGLCCGAGGAQMFKEPEKGKREISDERIDDAIAIQANIVASACPFCMTMLRDGVKHHEKEDDIQVLDIAEITVRANGL; encoded by the coding sequence ATGGCGCAGATGGCTGCCGAGGGCAAAACACCTGAGATTTTGTTTTGGGTTGGCTGCGCCGGAAGTTTTGATGAGCGGGCACAAAAAATAACCCGCAGCATTTGTAAGATATTACAACACGTAGGCATGAGCTATGCCGTTTTAGGTACTGAAGAAAGTTGTACTGGCGACCCCGCCAAACGCGCAGGAAATGAGTTTCTGTTCCAGATGCAGGCGATGGTTAACATCGATGTGTTGAACGGTTATGAAATAAAGAAAATTGTAACAGGTTGCCCGCATTGTTTTAATACGCTTAAAAACGAATATCCGCAGTTGGGCGGCAATTATGATGTGATCCACCATACACAACTCATTCAGCAATTAATCGACGAGGGCAAGCTTAAAACACAGGATGGCGAAAGTTTCAAGGGTAAAAAGATTACTTATCACGATGCCTGCTATCTGGGTCGTGGTAATAACGTTTATGAAGCTCCGCGTGCTGCACTGGAGGTTTTAGATGCCGAACTGGTAGAAATGAAACGCTGCAGAAGCAACGGCTTGTGCTGCGGTGCTGGCGGTGCGCAAATGTTTAAAGAGCCCGAAAAAGGTAAAAGGGAGATCAGCGATGAACGGATTGATGACGCGATTGCTATCCAAGCCAATATCGTGGCTTCGGCCTGCCCTTTCTGTATGACGATGCTGCGAGATGGCGTTAAACATCACGAAAAAGAAGATGATATTCAGGTGCTCGACATTGCCGAGATCACCGTTAGAGCGAATGGTTTATAA
- a CDS encoding DUF4157 domain-containing protein — MRASPTRIIRRRKSTARDGSFFKKENNAEQTFFADHTQNASFFQPSATINRKCDACEEEHNEVHRATDKKEDEKKIHKAADKKEEEKKIHKAADKKDEEKKIHKMGDKKDDEKKVHRSTAKEDENKYMHTQAERIADEKKRHAHEEKKKKHEIEKNNKEEEKKLHRATDKKEDDKKIKRAIEIEENEEEHNRNLPVKHGEEDSELRLSEAGGTATGTLTTSAYIGTLNSGGNKLPVETTQFFYDRMGYNFDSVNIHTGVDAAESTKEVNAKAYAIDNHIVFNEGQYNPDSLEGKKLLAHELTHVVQNGDSTELQKSPDNEKKKK; from the coding sequence ATGAGAGCTTCACCAACCCGGATAATCCGTCGCCGCAAAAGCACAGCACGCGATGGTAGTTTTTTTAAGAAGGAGAATAATGCAGAGCAAACCTTCTTTGCAGATCATACACAAAATGCAAGCTTCTTTCAGCCATCGGCAACGATAAACCGTAAATGCGATGCTTGTGAGGAAGAGCATAATGAAGTACATCGCGCTACTGATAAGAAAGAGGACGAGAAGAAAATTCACAAGGCGGCCGATAAAAAGGAAGAGGAAAAGAAAATCCACAAAGCCGCTGATAAAAAAGATGAGGAGAAAAAAATCCATAAGATGGGTGACAAGAAAGATGATGAAAAAAAAGTTCACCGGTCAACTGCTAAGGAGGACGAGAACAAATACATGCATACCCAGGCCGAGCGCATTGCCGATGAAAAGAAACGGCATGCACACGAGGAAAAAAAGAAAAAACATGAGATAGAAAAAAATAATAAGGAAGAAGAGAAAAAGCTGCATCGTGCTACTGACAAAAAAGAAGACGACAAAAAAATAAAGCGTGCTATCGAGATTGAGGAAAACGAAGAAGAGCACAACCGAAATTTGCCGGTTAAACATGGCGAAGAAGATAGCGAGTTGCGCCTATCAGAAGCAGGTGGGACAGCCACAGGTACTTTAACTACATCAGCATATATCGGTACACTAAACTCGGGCGGCAACAAATTACCTGTAGAAACTACACAGTTTTTTTATGACCGAATGGGTTACAATTTCGATAGCGTAAACATCCATACCGGGGTCGATGCAGCCGAATCTACTAAAGAAGTTAATGCCAAAGCTTACGCGATAGATAACCATATTGTGTTTAATGAGGGCCAATATAATCCCGATAGCCTCGAAGGTAAAAAGCTGTTAGCGCATGAGCTTACGCACGTGGTACAGAATGGTGACAGCACAGAATTGCAGAAATCGCCGGATAATGAAAAGAAGAAAAAATAG
- a CDS encoding ATP-binding protein → MIRSIKQHTSLAFPMQAALDGLRSLVIARIESQGNGTAFDVNDWIKDENNRQLFDYKTKQNVIGLSDEDWLVVLLTIVPHLQPNFFESIIYEHFPNGGELPEFGGTKGTNHRGMLPTGETIQFILAGNDLEKRLHIQELFLEAHVFFKQGILWLEPVREGEPLMSGRIILSQEWVEKLLFNKEWVPRFGLDFPAKNITTHMLWDDVVLHPQTLQQVNDISSWLTHHDKLNEDENFKRKIKPGYRVLFYGPSGTGKTLTAALLGRQFNKEVYRIDLSQIVSKFIGETEKNLENVFKKAETKDWILFFDEADALFGKRTNVQSAHDKYANQEVSYLLQRVEDYKGLLILASNFKNNLDDAFIRRFHAVIHFPMPNQKERYTLWQKSMPKSLKVDSSVNLNELSAKYELSGASILNAVYFSALQCYSRNSDTLTQTDLINGIRKEFLKEEKSV, encoded by the coding sequence GTGATCCGCTCAATTAAACAACATACCAGTTTAGCATTTCCCATGCAAGCCGCGCTTGATGGCCTGCGTTCGCTTGTTATTGCACGAATAGAAAGCCAGGGCAACGGCACTGCTTTTGATGTGAACGACTGGATTAAGGACGAGAATAACCGGCAGTTATTCGATTACAAAACGAAGCAAAACGTAATCGGACTAAGTGACGAAGACTGGCTGGTGGTATTGCTAACCATTGTGCCGCATCTGCAACCCAACTTCTTTGAATCTATTATCTACGAACACTTCCCCAACGGAGGGGAGCTGCCCGAGTTTGGCGGCACAAAAGGCACCAACCATCGCGGCATGCTGCCAACCGGCGAAACTATCCAGTTTATACTGGCGGGTAATGATCTGGAGAAGCGCTTGCATATCCAGGAGTTATTTTTGGAAGCGCATGTATTTTTTAAACAAGGTATCCTTTGGCTGGAACCAGTCAGAGAAGGAGAGCCACTGATGAGCGGACGGATTATCTTGTCGCAGGAATGGGTAGAGAAGCTGTTGTTCAACAAAGAATGGGTGCCGCGTTTTGGTTTGGATTTTCCGGCCAAAAATATTACCACGCACATGCTTTGGGACGATGTGGTATTGCACCCGCAAACCTTGCAGCAGGTAAATGATATTAGCAGCTGGCTTACACATCATGATAAATTAAATGAGGACGAAAACTTTAAACGCAAGATAAAACCGGGTTACCGGGTGCTGTTCTACGGCCCGTCAGGCACAGGTAAAACGCTTACGGCCGCTTTATTGGGCAGACAGTTTAATAAAGAGGTGTACCGGATTGACCTCTCACAAATTGTAAGCAAATTCATCGGCGAAACAGAAAAGAATCTCGAAAACGTTTTCAAGAAAGCCGAAACCAAAGACTGGATCTTGTTTTTTGATGAAGCGGATGCGCTTTTCGGTAAACGTACTAACGTACAAAGCGCGCACGATAAATATGCCAATCAGGAGGTAAGCTACTTATTACAAAGAGTTGAGGATTATAAGGGATTGCTCATTTTGGCTTCCAACTTTAAAAACAATTTGGATGATGCCTTTATCCGGCGTTTCCATGCGGTAATTCACTTCCCAATGCCTAATCAGAAGGAGCGTTATACGCTTTGGCAAAAATCGATGCCTAAGAGTTTGAAGGTAGACAGTTCTGTAAATCTCAATGAACTATCGGCAAAGTATGAGCTCTCTGGTGCTTCTATACTTAATGCGGTTTATTTTTCTGCCCTGCAGTGCTATTCCCGTAATTCGGACACATTAACTCAAACCGATCTCATTAACGGTATCCGCAAAGAGTTTTTGAAAGAAGAGAAATCGGTATAG
- a CDS encoding eCIS core domain-containing protein: protein MHSTAEKTVKPTHVARKQDGPGTFFRKAGEDSFFGNSKEQKPSFFSPSVQAKLTVSQPDDPYEKEADHVAESVMSMPEPVAASTPKDEPEKVQLKEEEQQEEVVQPKLQSPQITALQRKKDDATVQPKLSAIIQRSEDSNYETVSAGAGCDSTVQCRANNINIQRSGRAPPQSTGNFESSLSNSNGSGSALPDSTRSFMEGRFNANFGDVRIHTGSTAETLSRDINAQAFTHGNNIYFNSGKYSPHTVSGGQLLAHELTHTIQQGAVKTNSNSTIARKPMIQRAADGAASIPQLNNAIAKAKAEEGKVNANKDGDDGFRVGWQRLLEFFKTTFGAERIVLAGGAAAPGTVPEENIKKRNKAMGMKPNQDRPSAANTEMRDAMPSWCGIFVFWALNKGGVPMPKWQLGGQNIKLDSARPPGSAPQPGDIAYRNAFSHFALVEKVSGGTVTTVNGNTSGEDNLGAQIQTKDHPLNNWTAFFDPIRNKTGELGSGEAAGAPPQPKTMKELRKQLFNVDRKAEYETESDPIQSENFVQAKSELSNWSIDASANPVYTPPVQTKTGDEKLQAKEEEKQDEKHIGNTTEHALQRKGGEGFEQASAVSNDPVILAENASSIENSSAFAVDNTNHTPSIQKHEEAAEDSRGPPVIQQKTETSIQRNVIDDALNFIGSVTDCITIDLDEAKKCALQKARQVASHIPGYRALGVILGSDPITGEHIEQNGRNFIQAAFDVMPGGDLLYRKLDEIHQLDAAAAWIDTQIATVSGIVADVSNQIDVFWNHLGASDLLSPLDVLRHGANIVLGFIDKIVTFAISAAAELLKMVKDYLLTKIVDFIKTQTPAYPLLTVILGKDPITEQKVERNGTNILNALLELGGEEGREQRKQMQDTGSFKKVADYIDRGIAIFGDAYDQIVQGFKNIWDHVSISSLMDPVGTFTMIYNQFAAPVSKVLAFVLEVGAAILRFIKEVLMVRLANWAKTVRGYSLVTVIIGKDPFTGQDVPRTTENLIKGFMSLMDGGEQQFEQLKQSGAIDRTAQKVTAAVARLNMTPQSIIQLFTDLWNSFSLNDLVHPIDAFQRILAKFGEPIGRLIAFVFEIIKIVIETILIVMNFPFDLINNIIAKAMQAIELIKADPIGFLKNLLRAIKEGFMQFFNNILTHLWNGLKTWFLSEVEAAGIPIPTDFSLMGIIKWLLVVLDITMEKIWKKLEDRIGKEKVDRIKAMIARAEQVASAVGEAYEFIKDVQERGFMAVIADKIKEKLSNVWEMVLDAVKSFVMDQIINKVTAKILSMLDPTGIMAVINSAIAIYKAIQSFIRYLRQMLEIVNSFVEGTLEIAQGNTKKAADFLERSLARGVPIVIGFLANQVGLNLSERLKDALEIVRAKVDVGLTWVIDRVVTIVERLVDMGRNAVNSVLTWLGIRKQFRLPNGEDHTLKFSDESANKQLMIESTPVPLEHYIANMKARYTTPAAITQFAIIDAKIAAINTEKAETMNAERGRKIQGFLTEISTAMQDPAFGGNEIVPPTHVDWAPATVLGGPVGHVMTAQPLSFNPGPYSGSEPSSSGATELWEKVKVRQGSYVQGHLLNHHVHGSGGLKENLVPIRGPFNTQMETNVETVVKNRVIGNKEVLYYRVEAVFGGQPNRVNVPEEGLLPTQLLFDVKTMRKKAGATGATGTDWEIDPASANLAAGWATRDHVLDPDSPPAVAAMLDAATLLANATTELGTTPSLTYSQFKNKTVINQRSLEVLETAGTAGAITTLFATHHREADKNVELALVTALPADQVTTWTGFKANRVFYDIADTANTEVQTAFNNKQNTNKTNIFNNAQAAITSAPKTMLWRDFKRDHNMNFNMEAASPEQARLTAIQDAFETHINS from the coding sequence ATGCATTCAACTGCCGAAAAAACGGTTAAGCCTACCCATGTTGCCCGCAAGCAAGATGGCCCGGGTACGTTTTTTCGTAAGGCTGGTGAGGATAGTTTTTTCGGTAATAGTAAAGAGCAGAAGCCATCCTTTTTCTCTCCATCTGTACAGGCTAAGTTAACGGTTAGTCAACCCGATGACCCGTATGAGAAAGAAGCCGACCATGTGGCCGAATCTGTAATGAGTATGCCCGAGCCGGTAGCTGCATCCACCCCAAAAGATGAGCCAGAGAAAGTTCAACTAAAAGAAGAAGAACAGCAGGAAGAGGTTGTGCAGCCTAAACTACAATCACCTCAAATTACAGCATTGCAGCGTAAAAAAGATGACGCTACAGTTCAACCCAAGCTATCAGCTATTATTCAGCGAAGCGAAGACTCAAATTACGAAACAGTAAGTGCAGGTGCCGGTTGCGATTCAACAGTGCAATGCAGAGCCAACAATATTAATATCCAGCGCAGCGGCCGCGCACCCCCGCAAAGCACCGGCAATTTCGAGAGTAGTTTAAGTAATTCCAATGGAAGTGGCAGCGCTTTGCCCGATTCGACCCGCTCGTTTATGGAAGGCCGCTTTAATGCCAACTTCGGCGATGTGCGTATCCACACCGGCAGCACAGCTGAGACGCTGAGCAGGGATATTAATGCCCAGGCTTTTACGCATGGCAACAACATTTATTTCAACAGCGGCAAGTATTCGCCGCATACCGTATCGGGCGGCCAATTACTGGCGCACGAGCTTACGCATACCATACAACAAGGTGCCGTTAAAACTAACAGCAACAGTACCATTGCGCGTAAACCCATGATCCAGCGTGCTGCCGATGGTGCAGCATCTATTCCACAACTTAACAACGCCATCGCTAAAGCCAAGGCCGAAGAAGGCAAGGTAAACGCCAACAAAGATGGCGACGATGGTTTCCGTGTGGGCTGGCAGCGCCTGCTCGAATTCTTTAAAACCACATTTGGCGCAGAACGGATTGTACTTGCCGGAGGTGCGGCCGCACCAGGTACCGTACCCGAAGAAAATATTAAAAAGCGCAACAAGGCAATGGGTATGAAACCCAACCAGGACAGGCCAAGTGCAGCCAATACCGAAATGCGCGATGCCATGCCGAGCTGGTGCGGCATCTTTGTTTTCTGGGCCCTGAATAAGGGCGGCGTACCGATGCCTAAGTGGCAACTGGGTGGCCAGAACATTAAACTGGACAGCGCCCGTCCGCCGGGCTCTGCACCGCAACCGGGTGATATTGCCTATCGCAATGCTTTCTCACATTTTGCATTGGTTGAAAAAGTTAGTGGCGGTACCGTTACCACAGTAAATGGCAATACATCGGGCGAAGATAACCTCGGGGCACAAATCCAAACCAAAGACCATCCGTTAAATAACTGGACGGCCTTCTTCGACCCAATTAGAAACAAAACCGGCGAATTGGGTAGCGGCGAAGCAGCAGGCGCGCCACCTCAGCCTAAAACTATGAAGGAACTGCGTAAACAACTCTTCAACGTAGACCGCAAGGCTGAATATGAAACCGAATCAGATCCAATACAGTCCGAAAATTTTGTACAAGCCAAATCAGAGCTAAGCAACTGGAGCATTGATGCATCTGCCAACCCAGTATATACACCGCCTGTGCAAACCAAAACAGGGGATGAAAAACTCCAGGCTAAAGAAGAAGAAAAGCAGGATGAAAAACATATTGGCAATACCACAGAGCATGCCTTGCAAAGAAAAGGAGGAGAGGGTTTCGAGCAAGCATCAGCGGTAAGTAATGATCCGGTTATTTTGGCAGAAAATGCGTCTTCAATAGAAAATAGCTCTGCTTTTGCGGTAGATAATACTAACCACACACCATCCATACAAAAACACGAAGAAGCTGCGGAAGATAGCCGTGGCCCGCCGGTAATACAGCAAAAGACTGAAACCAGTATACAACGCAATGTTATTGATGATGCACTGAACTTCATTGGTTCGGTTACAGATTGTATCACTATCGATCTGGATGAGGCCAAAAAATGCGCTTTGCAAAAAGCAAGGCAAGTGGCATCGCATATCCCGGGTTACCGGGCCTTAGGCGTCATCCTGGGTTCAGACCCTATCACAGGCGAACATATTGAGCAAAACGGTCGCAACTTTATCCAGGCTGCATTTGATGTAATGCCGGGGGGGGATCTACTGTATCGGAAACTGGATGAGATCCATCAACTCGATGCCGCTGCTGCCTGGATTGATACGCAGATTGCAACGGTTAGCGGTATAGTTGCCGATGTAAGCAACCAAATCGATGTGTTCTGGAACCACCTGGGTGCGTCAGATCTGTTGTCGCCATTGGATGTGCTGCGTCATGGTGCCAACATTGTGCTGGGCTTTATTGATAAGATTGTAACGTTTGCCATCAGCGCAGCTGCCGAGCTGCTCAAAATGGTGAAGGATTACCTGCTGACGAAGATCGTCGACTTCATCAAAACGCAAACCCCGGCTTACCCGCTGCTCACAGTTATCTTGGGTAAAGACCCGATTACCGAGCAAAAGGTTGAGCGTAACGGTACCAATATCCTCAACGCCTTGCTCGAGCTGGGTGGCGAAGAGGGCCGTGAACAGCGCAAGCAAATGCAGGACACCGGCTCCTTTAAAAAGGTGGCCGACTACATAGATCGCGGCATAGCCATATTTGGCGACGCTTACGACCAGATAGTACAGGGCTTCAAAAACATCTGGGATCATGTATCTATCAGCAGTCTGATGGATCCGGTTGGTACGTTCACCATGATCTACAATCAGTTTGCTGCCCCGGTAAGCAAGGTGCTGGCCTTTGTGCTGGAGGTTGGTGCAGCGATTCTGCGCTTTATTAAAGAAGTGCTGATGGTGCGGCTGGCCAACTGGGCTAAAACGGTCCGTGGCTATTCGCTGGTAACGGTAATTATCGGCAAAGATCCGTTTACCGGTCAGGATGTGCCGCGAACAACAGAGAACCTCATTAAAGGCTTTATGAGCCTGATGGATGGTGGCGAACAACAGTTTGAACAGCTGAAACAGAGTGGCGCTATTGATCGCACAGCCCAAAAGGTAACGGCTGCTGTTGCGCGGCTCAATATGACACCGCAGAGCATTATCCAGCTCTTTACCGATCTGTGGAATTCGTTCAGCCTCAATGATCTCGTGCATCCAATAGATGCCTTCCAGCGCATTCTGGCTAAGTTTGGTGAGCCGATTGGCAGGTTGATCGCCTTTGTGTTCGAGATCATCAAGATCGTGATTGAGACGATCCTGATCGTGATGAACTTTCCGTTCGATCTCATCAATAATATCATAGCCAAGGCCATGCAGGCTATTGAATTGATTAAGGCCGATCCCATAGGCTTCCTCAAAAACCTGTTACGGGCTATTAAGGAAGGCTTTATGCAGTTCTTTAATAACATCCTCACGCATTTGTGGAATGGCTTGAAAACGTGGTTCTTATCCGAAGTTGAGGCGGCGGGTATCCCGATACCTACGGATTTCTCCCTCATGGGCATTATCAAGTGGCTGTTAGTGGTGCTCGACATCACCATGGAGAAAATTTGGAAGAAACTGGAAGACCGGATTGGCAAAGAAAAGGTTGACCGGATAAAAGCCATGATAGCCAGGGCCGAACAGGTGGCAAGCGCCGTGGGCGAAGCATACGAGTTTATTAAAGACGTGCAGGAGCGCGGTTTTATGGCCGTAATAGCCGATAAGATCAAAGAAAAACTGAGTAATGTTTGGGAGATGGTGCTTGATGCCGTAAAGAGTTTTGTGATGGATCAGATCATCAACAAAGTGACGGCTAAGATACTGAGCATGCTTGATCCAACGGGGATTATGGCTGTAATTAATAGTGCCATTGCCATTTATAAGGCTATCCAATCGTTCATCAGGTACCTGCGCCAAATGCTGGAGATTGTGAACTCGTTTGTAGAAGGAACACTGGAGATAGCGCAAGGCAACACCAAAAAAGCAGCCGACTTTCTGGAACGCTCGCTGGCCAGAGGTGTGCCTATCGTAATCGGGTTCCTGGCTAATCAGGTCGGTTTAAACTTGAGCGAACGGCTTAAAGATGCCCTTGAAATAGTAAGGGCTAAGGTTGATGTTGGCTTAACCTGGGTGATTGACCGGGTGGTAACCATAGTTGAGCGCTTGGTGGATATGGGACGCAATGCGGTGAACAGTGTTTTAACATGGTTAGGCATACGCAAACAATTCAGGTTGCCGAACGGTGAAGATCATACCTTAAAATTCTCTGATGAATCGGCCAATAAACAGCTCATGATCGAGTCGACACCGGTTCCGTTAGAGCATTATATAGCCAACATGAAAGCCCGTTACACAACACCGGCCGCTATTACCCAGTTTGCCATTATTGATGCAAAAATTGCAGCCATTAATACAGAAAAGGCCGAAACCATGAATGCGGAACGCGGGCGGAAGATTCAGGGATTTTTAACGGAAATATCAACTGCAATGCAAGACCCCGCATTTGGGGGCAATGAAATTGTACCGCCAACCCATGTTGATTGGGCTCCGGCCACGGTATTAGGTGGCCCTGTAGGTCATGTAATGACAGCCCAGCCATTGAGTTTTAACCCTGGTCCGTATTCTGGTAGCGAACCTTCAAGTTCGGGTGCAACCGAATTATGGGAGAAAGTGAAAGTAAGGCAAGGTTCGTATGTACAAGGCCACTTGCTAAATCACCATGTACATGGCTCGGGTGGCTTAAAAGAGAACCTGGTGCCAATTAGGGGGCCATTTAATACCCAAATGGAAACCAATGTAGAAACTGTAGTTAAAAACAGGGTTATCGGTAATAAGGAAGTGCTTTACTACCGGGTAGAGGCTGTATTCGGCGGTCAGCCTAACCGGGTAAATGTTCCGGAAGAGGGGCTATTACCGACACAGCTTTTGTTTGATGTAAAAACAATGCGTAAAAAGGCAGGTGCAACCGGCGCTACAGGAACAGACTGGGAAATTGACCCTGCCAGTGCAAACCTTGCTGCAGGCTGGGCAACCCGAGATCACGTTTTAGATCCGGATTCGCCGCCTGCCGTTGCGGCCATGTTAGATGCTGCTACTTTACTTGCAAATGCTACGACAGAGCTGGGTACTACACCAAGTTTAACTTATAGCCAGTTTAAAAACAAAACCGTTATTAACCAAAGGAGCTTGGAAGTATTAGAAACTGCGGGCACTGCCGGGGCAATAACCACATTGTTTGCAACGCATCATCGCGAAGCGGATAAAAATGTCGAACTGGCTTTGGTTACCGCGTTACCAGCTGACCAGGTAACAACATGGACAGGCTTTAAGGCAAACAGGGTATTTTATGACATAGCAGACACGGCAAACACGGAGGTGCAAACTGCCTTTAACAACAAACAGAACACCAACAAAACCAATATTTTCAACAACGCCCAGGCCGCAATTACATCAGCACCTAAAACAATGCTTTGGAGAGATTTTAAAAGAGACCATAACATGAATTTTAATATGGAAGCAGCAAGCCCCGAACAGGCAAGGCTAACAGCTATACAGGATGCATTTGAAACACATATTAATAGTTAA